In Desulfopila inferna, a single window of DNA contains:
- a CDS encoding DUF418 domain-containing protein, producing MQQRIIGYDIARALAVFGMILVNYKIVMGATDKGPDWLVSLIGLLEGRVAATFVVLAGVGVSLLSRKSRLLNDKDLLARDRRILLKRALFLFAAGMLYASVWPADILHFYGLYLFFAAFLLAAPAFRLWVYSGLIVAISVILYSVLDYEADWNWKSLEYINFWSPAGMVRSLFFNGFHPVFPWLAFLLVGMILGRRDLGDPAVCRHLFLWGASVAIAAEALSRLTFHGGPMSGSINGEIITTFFSTAPMPPTPLYFCSAVGTACAVIAASIALGERCPGSAWIRALAATGRFSLTLYVAHVIVGLGILEAIGRLEGQSLAFAVVATATFYLCGAVFGHLWLTHFKRGPLEAVMRMLSS from the coding sequence ATGCAGCAGCGGATAATCGGTTATGATATTGCCCGTGCTCTTGCCGTCTTTGGCATGATCCTGGTCAATTACAAGATCGTGATGGGGGCAACCGACAAGGGTCCGGACTGGCTGGTCAGCTTGATCGGACTCCTTGAAGGCAGGGTTGCCGCTACCTTTGTGGTTCTGGCTGGTGTCGGAGTTTCACTGCTTTCCCGTAAATCCCGGCTGTTGAATGACAAGGATCTGCTGGCCCGGGATCGTCGTATATTGTTGAAGCGTGCTCTGTTTCTGTTTGCCGCAGGCATGCTGTATGCCTCTGTCTGGCCTGCCGATATTCTGCATTTCTATGGCCTATATCTCTTTTTTGCTGCATTTTTACTGGCCGCTCCCGCATTCAGGCTCTGGGTATACAGCGGCCTGATCGTGGCAATATCCGTCATTCTCTATTCCGTGCTGGACTATGAGGCGGACTGGAACTGGAAATCCCTGGAGTATATTAATTTCTGGTCACCTGCGGGGATGGTTCGCAGTCTTTTCTTCAATGGCTTCCATCCGGTCTTCCCCTGGCTTGCCTTCCTGCTTGTCGGCATGATCCTCGGACGCCGGGATCTAGGTGATCCTGCCGTATGCCGCCATTTATTTCTCTGGGGGGCTTCGGTAGCCATTGCCGCTGAAGCTCTCAGCCGGCTTACCTTTCATGGCGGACCAATGAGCGGTTCCATCAATGGAGAAATCATAACCACTTTTTTTAGTACCGCTCCGATGCCGCCCACACCGCTTTACTTCTGCTCGGCGGTGGGCACCGCCTGCGCGGTTATAGCCGCATCAATTGCCCTGGGAGAGCGCTGCCCCGGATCTGCCTGGATACGCGCTCTAGCTGCAACCGGCCGGTTCTCGCTGACGCTTTACGTGGCCCATGTAATTGTCGGCCTGGGTATACTGGAAGCTATTGGCCGCCTTGAAGGACAAAGCCTGGCTTTTGCGGTTGTAGCGACAGCCACCTTTTACCTGTGCGGAGCGGTCTTCGGCCATCTTTGGCTGACCCACTTCAAGCGAGGACCCCTTGAAGCAGTTATGAGAATGTTAAGTTCATGA
- the wrbA gene encoding NAD(P)H:quinone oxidoreductase gives MAKILVLYYSMYGHVETMAKAVAEGAAQVEGTEVTIKRVPELMPEEVARKAGAKLDQDAPIATVDELPDYDAIIFGTPTRFGNMCSQMRNFLDQTGGLWLSGKLIGKVGSVYASTATQHGGQETTITSFHTTLLHLGFIIVGVPYSCQELMNMSEITGGSPYGASTLADTDGSRQPSENELIIARFQGAHVAEIAKKQSAR, from the coding sequence ATGGCAAAGATTCTTGTTCTTTATTACAGCATGTATGGTCACGTCGAAACTATGGCAAAAGCGGTGGCTGAAGGAGCCGCTCAGGTAGAAGGTACTGAAGTAACCATAAAGCGGGTGCCGGAGCTGATGCCTGAAGAAGTTGCGAGGAAGGCCGGCGCCAAGCTTGACCAGGACGCTCCGATCGCCACGGTGGATGAATTGCCTGACTACGATGCCATTATCTTCGGTACACCCACGCGATTTGGCAACATGTGTTCGCAGATGCGCAACTTCCTTGATCAAACCGGGGGGCTGTGGCTTAGCGGGAAGCTGATCGGCAAAGTCGGCAGCGTCTATGCCTCCACCGCTACCCAGCATGGTGGACAGGAAACCACCATCACCTCCTTTCACACCACCCTGCTGCATCTTGGTTTTATCATTGTGGGGGTACCCTATTCCTGTCAGGAACTCATGAATATGAGCGAAATCACTGGTGGATCACCTTACGGGGCGAGCACTCTTGCTGACACCGACGGCAGCCGTCAACCATCTGAAAATGAGTTGATAATAGCCCGTTTTCAAGGGGCTCATGTTGCGGAAATAGCGAAGAAGCAATCCGCTAGATGA
- the queF gene encoding preQ(1) synthase, translated as MSPETIYTNLSQLGTQTTMPESPEKAVLERVENPQKGVAYIVRFTAPEFTSLCPITGQPDFAYIMIDYLPGDWLAESKSLKLYLGSFRNHGSFHEDCTVSIALRLIKCIQPQWLRIGGYWYPRGGIPIDIFYQTGEPPQGLWLPEQGVANYRGRG; from the coding sequence ATGAGCCCCGAAACAATATACACAAATCTTAGTCAGCTTGGCACTCAGACCACCATGCCGGAGAGTCCTGAAAAGGCCGTCCTGGAGAGGGTGGAAAATCCGCAGAAAGGGGTTGCTTACATTGTTCGTTTCACCGCCCCTGAATTTACTTCTCTCTGTCCGATAACCGGCCAACCGGATTTTGCCTACATTATGATTGACTACCTGCCGGGCGACTGGCTTGCGGAAAGCAAGTCATTAAAGCTCTATCTGGGATCTTTTCGCAACCACGGTTCTTTTCATGAAGACTGTACCGTTTCAATCGCTCTTCGTCTGATCAAGTGCATACAGCCTCAGTGGCTGCGAATCGGCGGTTACTGGTATCCGCGCGGCGGAATTCCTATTGATATCTTTTATCAGACAGGAGAGCCTCCTCAAGGCCTCTGGCTTCCTGAACAGGGGGTTGCCAATTACCGTGGCCGCGGTTAA
- a CDS encoding universal stress protein — protein sequence MQDINHIVVPVDLDRHTEKLMEYAVDMANRLDSGLSFFHGVEFEYGTMGEMVFGEYSYEELNAYRVEEAKKLLEKMTGRVAGKCRKECSSKVSFGYVVDEIINYAMERQADLIIIGTHGRRGMEKVLLGSVAERVIKNAPCPTLVMNPYRS from the coding sequence ATGCAGGACATCAATCATATAGTCGTGCCGGTGGACCTTGACCGGCACACAGAGAAACTGATGGAGTACGCCGTCGATATGGCTAACAGACTGGACAGTGGTTTAAGCTTTTTTCATGGCGTGGAATTCGAATACGGCACCATGGGAGAAATGGTATTCGGTGAATATTCCTACGAGGAGCTTAATGCTTACCGGGTCGAGGAGGCGAAGAAGCTGCTGGAGAAAATGACCGGCAGGGTCGCAGGCAAATGCCGGAAGGAATGCAGCAGCAAGGTTTCCTTTGGCTACGTGGTCGATGAAATCATCAACTATGCCATGGAGCGACAGGCCGATCTGATCATCATCGGAACGCACGGCAGGAGGGGAATGGAAAAGGTCCTTCTTGGCAGCGTTGCCGAGCGTGTCATCAAGAATGCTCCCTGTCCGACCCTGGTGATGAACCCCTATCGTAGCTGA
- a CDS encoding efflux RND transporter permease subunit has product MIKSIIRWSVGNRFFVLLATVILVGIGLYSLKNTPVDAIPDLSDVQVIIKTRYPGQAPQVVEDQVTYPLTTAMLSVPGAEIVRGYSFFGDSYVYVIFNEDTDLYWARSRVLEYLSQVAPSLPENASPQLGPDATGVGWVYLYALIDRSGKHDISDLRSLQDWFLKYELQTVDGVSEVASVGGMVKQYQVKVSPERLRAFGIPLSKLQMAIKAGNQEIGASVVEMAEAEYMVRATGYLQSAKNIENIPLGVNANGTPILIRDVAEVEEGPQMRRGVAELNGQGETVGGIIVMRFGENALKTIDGVKKKLKELQAGLPEGVEVVSVYDRSALIERAVNNLWHKLLEEFGVVALVCMIFLFHIRSSLVAIISLPVGILTAFIIMHMQGLNANIMSLGGIAIAIGAMIDGAIVMIENMHKHMERTPLTRENRWQIVSDSACEVGPALFFSLLIITVSFVPVFTLEAQEGRMFSPLAFTKTYAMAASAALAITLVPVLMGYFIRGKVMPEHKNPLNRLLIAIYLPALRGVLHFPKSVLLGAVVVILIGLWPINKIGSEFIPNLDEGDLMYMPTTYPGISIGKARELLQQTDKLIATVPEVVSVFGKVGRAETATDPAPLTMIETFIQLKPREQWRSGVTTDSLRKEFDSLVKLPGLTNAWVMPIKTRIDMLATGIKTPVGIKVAGPELSTIQAIGQRLETVLEDVPGTASVYSERVAGGRYIKVDIQREEAARYGLNIADVQQVVATAIGGMNVTQTVEGLERYPVNLRYPQDYRSSPEQLALLPIVTMSGQRITLGDVADIFVEDGPPAIKSENARLNGWTLVDIEGVDVGSYVEKAQQVVADMVELPPGYSLSWSGQYEYMLRAKEKLTYVVPLTLAIIVVLLYMNFRSFAEVAIIMGTLPFALVGSVWLMYLLGYNFSVAAGVGFIALAGVATELSVIMLVFLDVCWQHKKEESTAAGNMLTKQDLYDAVIEGGALRVRPKAMTATAIIAGLLPIMYGSGTGTEVMSRIAAPMVGGMMSAVVLTLLVVPAVYYLWHMRDIRKKQGK; this is encoded by the coding sequence ATGATTAAATCCATTATACGCTGGTCGGTCGGCAATCGTTTTTTTGTTCTGCTGGCAACGGTGATATTAGTAGGCATTGGCTTGTATTCGTTGAAGAATACACCGGTTGACGCTATCCCCGATCTGTCCGATGTCCAGGTTATCATCAAGACCCGCTATCCGGGCCAGGCCCCTCAGGTGGTGGAGGACCAGGTCACCTATCCCCTGACCACCGCTATGCTTTCGGTGCCGGGAGCGGAAATCGTCAGAGGATATTCCTTTTTCGGCGACTCCTACGTCTACGTGATTTTCAACGAGGACACCGATCTTTACTGGGCCAGGAGCCGGGTGCTGGAGTACCTCAGCCAGGTGGCGCCGTCATTGCCGGAAAACGCCTCCCCCCAGCTCGGACCCGATGCCACCGGGGTGGGATGGGTTTATCTCTATGCGCTGATCGACCGCAGCGGCAAGCACGACATCAGCGATCTACGCTCCCTGCAGGACTGGTTTCTCAAATATGAACTGCAGACGGTTGACGGGGTTTCCGAGGTCGCTTCGGTCGGCGGCATGGTCAAACAGTATCAGGTCAAGGTGAGTCCCGAGAGGCTGCGGGCCTTCGGCATCCCCCTCTCCAAGCTCCAGATGGCCATCAAGGCGGGTAATCAGGAGATCGGCGCCTCGGTGGTGGAGATGGCCGAGGCCGAGTATATGGTGCGGGCCACGGGCTATTTGCAAAGCGCCAAAAACATAGAAAATATTCCCCTGGGCGTGAACGCCAACGGTACTCCGATACTGATCAGGGATGTGGCCGAGGTGGAGGAAGGGCCGCAGATGCGCCGCGGAGTCGCCGAGCTGAACGGCCAGGGCGAAACAGTGGGTGGCATCATCGTCATGCGTTTCGGCGAAAACGCCCTGAAGACCATCGACGGCGTCAAAAAGAAGCTGAAGGAGTTGCAGGCAGGATTGCCCGAGGGTGTCGAGGTGGTATCGGTCTATGACCGCAGTGCCTTGATCGAGCGGGCGGTCAACAATCTCTGGCATAAGCTGCTCGAGGAATTCGGTGTAGTGGCATTGGTGTGCATGATCTTCCTCTTCCATATCCGCTCCTCATTGGTGGCCATCATCAGCCTGCCGGTGGGCATCCTCACCGCCTTCATCATCATGCACATGCAGGGGCTCAATGCCAATATCATGTCGCTAGGCGGCATCGCCATTGCCATCGGTGCCATGATAGACGGCGCTATCGTTATGATCGAGAATATGCACAAGCATATGGAACGTACGCCGCTGACCAGAGAAAACCGCTGGCAGATCGTCTCCGATTCGGCCTGCGAAGTGGGTCCTGCGCTGTTCTTCTCCCTGCTCATCATCACCGTCAGCTTCGTGCCGGTCTTCACCCTGGAGGCCCAGGAAGGACGGATGTTTTCGCCGCTGGCCTTCACCAAGACCTATGCCATGGCGGCCTCCGCGGCGCTGGCCATTACCCTGGTGCCGGTATTGATGGGCTATTTCATCCGCGGCAAGGTTATGCCCGAACATAAAAATCCCCTGAACCGGCTGTTGATTGCCATCTATCTGCCGGCATTGCGGGGAGTTTTGCACTTTCCCAAAAGCGTCCTGCTGGGGGCGGTGGTGGTGATCCTCATCGGTTTGTGGCCTATCAACAAGATCGGCAGCGAATTCATTCCCAACCTGGATGAGGGCGACCTAATGTATATGCCCACCACCTATCCGGGCATTTCCATAGGCAAGGCGCGCGAGCTGTTGCAGCAGACCGATAAGCTGATCGCAACCGTACCCGAAGTGGTATCGGTATTCGGCAAGGTCGGCCGGGCTGAAACTGCCACTGATCCGGCGCCCCTGACCATGATCGAGACCTTTATTCAGCTCAAGCCGCGTGAGCAGTGGCGGTCGGGTGTGACCACCGACAGCCTCAGGAAAGAATTCGACAGCCTGGTCAAGCTCCCGGGTCTGACCAACGCCTGGGTCATGCCCATCAAGACCCGCATCGACATGCTGGCCACCGGCATCAAGACTCCTGTGGGCATCAAGGTGGCGGGACCCGAGCTGTCGACCATCCAGGCCATCGGCCAGCGGCTCGAGACCGTCCTTGAGGATGTGCCGGGAACCGCCTCGGTCTATTCCGAGCGGGTGGCAGGGGGCCGCTATATCAAGGTGGATATACAGCGTGAAGAAGCGGCCCGTTACGGCCTCAATATCGCCGATGTGCAGCAGGTGGTGGCCACCGCCATCGGCGGCATGAACGTCACCCAGACCGTCGAAGGACTGGAGCGCTATCCCGTCAATCTCCGCTATCCCCAGGACTATCGCAGTTCGCCGGAGCAGCTCGCGCTTCTGCCCATCGTCACCATGAGCGGCCAGCGCATCACCCTGGGCGATGTGGCCGATATCTTCGTCGAGGATGGTCCGCCGGCGATCAAAAGTGAAAACGCCCGGCTCAACGGCTGGACCCTTGTCGATATCGAGGGTGTTGACGTAGGCAGTTATGTGGAAAAGGCTCAGCAGGTGGTAGCGGACATGGTCGAGCTGCCGCCGGGCTACTCACTCAGCTGGTCCGGGCAGTACGAATACATGCTGCGCGCCAAGGAAAAGCTGACCTATGTGGTACCCCTGACCCTGGCCATTATCGTCGTGCTGCTCTATATGAACTTCCGGAGCTTTGCCGAAGTGGCGATCATCATGGGCACGCTGCCCTTCGCCCTGGTTGGATCGGTCTGGCTGATGTATCTGCTAGGTTACAACTTCTCGGTGGCCGCGGGCGTGGGATTTATTGCCCTGGCCGGAGTCGCCACGGAATTATCCGTGATTATGCTGGTGTTTCTGGATGTTTGCTGGCAACATAAAAAAGAGGAAAGCACAGCTGCCGGCAATATGCTCACCAAACAGGACCTCTACGACGCCGTGATCGAAGGCGGTGCCCTGCGCGTGCGCCCGAAGGCCATGACTGCAACAGCCATCATAGCAGGATTGCTGCCCATCATGTACGGCAGCGGCACCGGGACCGAGGTGATGAGCAGGATTGCAGCACCCATGGTGGGTGGTATGATGAGCGCCGTGGTGCTTACCCTGCTGGTGGTGCCTGCGGTATATTACCTCTGGCATATGAGGGATATCAGGAAAAAACAAGGAAAGTGA
- a CDS encoding SET domain-containing protein, translating into MIHPSTEVRYINDAKGYGLFATGRIACGTITWTLDKLDRVLLPEEMDSFDEKYQQILLKYSFRNNQGNYVFCWDNGRYINHSFDANCCLTPYDLEIAVRDIEAGEELTDDYGYLNIIEPFEAAPEGSSRSVVYPDDLLIFAEMWDKKIEAAFPKMPQVDQPLWSFLSDHTVGSIQAVLGGKRELLSIRSCYYEGAKIIGPAV; encoded by the coding sequence ATGATTCATCCATCCACCGAAGTACGTTACATAAACGATGCCAAAGGATATGGTCTTTTTGCCACCGGCAGAATTGCCTGCGGGACAATCACCTGGACTCTGGACAAACTTGACAGGGTGCTGCTCCCTGAAGAGATGGATAGTTTTGATGAAAAATATCAGCAAATCCTTCTCAAATATTCATTCCGCAACAATCAGGGGAACTATGTCTTCTGCTGGGATAATGGACGGTATATCAATCACAGCTTTGATGCAAACTGCTGTCTTACTCCGTATGATTTGGAAATAGCAGTTCGTGATATAGAAGCGGGGGAGGAATTGACGGACGACTATGGCTACCTCAATATTATAGAACCTTTTGAGGCAGCCCCTGAAGGTAGTTCACGCTCAGTGGTTTACCCCGATGATCTCCTCATTTTTGCAGAAATGTGGGATAAAAAAATTGAGGCGGCCTTTCCGAAGATGCCTCAGGTAGACCAGCCCCTCTGGAGTTTTCTCTCTGACCATACCGTGGGGTCTATCCAGGCTGTTCTTGGTGGAAAAAGAGAACTGCTGTCTATAAGGAGCTGCTATTACGAGGGGGCAAAGATAATCGGTCCTGCCGTCTGA
- a CDS encoding GNAT family N-acetyltransferase, whose amino-acid sequence MIHIASAGVADLEKLIDLEDRLFPVDRLSSRQLRYLLTRANGFVLKAEQQGRLVGTMVLLKRKRSGKLRIYSLGVAREARKQGIARKLLRHAETTASACGCSMLTLEVCEHNQAAIKLYRMSGFSPVGRKDNYYEDGCTALQMKKTLNLEDVP is encoded by the coding sequence ATGATACATATTGCCTCCGCCGGAGTGGCCGATCTTGAAAAACTAATAGATCTTGAGGACAGGCTTTTTCCCGTCGATCGTCTTTCATCCCGGCAACTCAGGTATCTCCTGACCAGAGCCAACGGCTTTGTCCTTAAGGCTGAACAGCAGGGAAGACTAGTCGGCACGATGGTCCTGCTGAAAAGAAAGAGAAGCGGTAAACTCCGCATCTATTCTCTGGGAGTCGCTCGGGAAGCGAGAAAACAGGGGATAGCACGGAAACTGCTGCGCCATGCTGAAACCACTGCCTCCGCCTGCGGTTGCAGCATGCTCACTCTTGAAGTATGCGAACATAACCAGGCGGCGATTAAACTGTACCGCATGTCCGGATTCAGCCCGGTCGGCCGAAAAGATAATTATTATGAAGACGGCTGTACCGCACTGCAAATGAAAAAAACGCTCAATTTAGAGGATGTTCCATGA
- a CDS encoding citrate/2-methylcitrate synthase has translation MKTTFEEVPALQETKRQSEGGLAEIVACSSEICFIDGNKGRLVYRGYDVLDLAAQSTFEEVAYLLWYGCLPRTTEFKAFLDGFTGSMSLPVETTMILRMFPKAATPMEVIRTAVSSLGHWDPDSGNTRLDASLRKAQRLTLRIPLLIAAHQRLRQGLEPIKPIPGHGIAYNFLYTLQGREPDPVIERAFDVALILHADHELNASTFAARVTSATMSDIYSSVTSAIGTLKGPLHGGANMEVMQLIEEIGEPSRAIGVILDKLANNIKIPGFGHRVYRCEDPRVDVLRKHACSITRLTGNIKNYEITREIERVVVEKTKVFPNVDLYSASLYSAIGLPVELFTPIFAISRTVGWTSHIFEQWSNNRLIRPRAEYTGPTGLHYRSIEERSR, from the coding sequence GTGAAGACGACTTTTGAAGAAGTGCCAGCACTGCAGGAGACAAAAAGGCAAAGCGAAGGCGGTCTTGCCGAAATAGTCGCCTGTAGTTCTGAGATTTGTTTTATAGATGGCAACAAAGGCCGTCTTGTATATCGAGGTTACGATGTGCTCGATCTGGCAGCACAAAGCACATTTGAAGAAGTCGCCTATCTGCTTTGGTATGGATGCCTGCCTCGAACTACCGAATTCAAAGCGTTTCTTGACGGTTTTACCGGATCGATGTCCCTGCCTGTGGAAACGACCATGATACTGCGCATGTTCCCTAAGGCTGCGACACCCATGGAGGTGATCCGAACGGCTGTGTCGTCTTTGGGACATTGGGATCCTGATAGCGGCAATACCCGCCTCGATGCAAGTCTTCGCAAGGCTCAGCGCCTCACCTTGCGCATTCCCCTCCTGATTGCGGCGCATCAGCGTTTGCGCCAGGGGCTGGAGCCGATTAAGCCGATTCCGGGACACGGCATCGCTTATAACTTTCTCTACACATTGCAGGGCCGGGAACCGGATCCGGTCATCGAACGGGCTTTTGACGTGGCCCTTATCCTCCATGCCGACCATGAATTGAATGCTTCCACCTTTGCTGCCAGGGTGACCTCGGCGACGATGTCCGATATTTATTCTTCGGTTACCTCTGCTATCGGCACTCTCAAAGGACCACTGCACGGTGGTGCCAACATGGAAGTTATGCAGTTGATCGAGGAGATTGGCGAGCCCTCCCGGGCTATAGGTGTGATCCTGGACAAGCTCGCGAACAACATCAAGATTCCAGGATTCGGTCATCGTGTCTATCGCTGTGAAGATCCACGGGTTGACGTTCTCCGCAAGCATGCCTGTTCAATAACCAGGCTGACCGGTAATATAAAGAATTATGAAATAACACGTGAAATAGAGCGAGTAGTTGTAGAAAAAACGAAAGTGTTTCCAAATGTCGATCTTTATAGTGCATCCCTCTACAGTGCCATTGGGCTGCCCGTTGAATTATTCACCCCGATTTTTGCTATCAGCCGGACCGTGGGCTGGACCTCGCATATCTTTGAACAATGGAGCAATAATCGTCTGATTCGTCCGCGTGCCGAATATACAGGACCCACCGGGTTACATTATCGCAGCATCGAGGAGAGGTCCAGGTGA
- a CDS encoding RimK family protein has product MNSLLIIIDSLDQWKPYYQTDSVITAIQYLQWDELSKQSHQVINLCSDISYHSEGYYCSLLAQARKHRILPTVETLNKLDNFMPGKLESSLLRLCKCNEGAPSPKNGDEFHLDLFFGKCEDHKYERLARYLFDKYPCPLLRISFNAEKPTEITAIRSLSLSEFDDHQQDLFANCLDQFNKKVWRQPRTKKPARYDIAILHDPEESFAPSNKGALNLFVNEAKKMNINAELITEMDVARLMEFDALFIRQTTAVNHITYKLAQAAQQADMVVIDDPSSIICCTNKVYLKELMDRSGIPAPKSRLLFKAMQPTYQEVSQHLGNTMVMKIPDGSFSIGVSLVTSAEDYANMQETLFRRSSILLAQEFLPTEFDWRIGVLNGECIYACKYFMARGHWQIYQHKPSGSTRSGRVETIPVHLVPRKVTGVAKKVSSAIGKGLYGVDIKCVGNEVVVIEVNDNPSLDHGIEDTILGAELYRIILREFVERLKLKQRS; this is encoded by the coding sequence ATGAATTCCCTGCTTATCATCATAGATTCTCTTGACCAATGGAAGCCGTATTATCAGACAGACAGCGTCATTACCGCGATCCAGTACCTGCAGTGGGATGAACTGAGCAAACAGTCTCATCAGGTTATTAATCTCTGTTCGGATATTTCCTATCACTCAGAAGGGTATTACTGCTCACTGCTGGCTCAGGCCAGAAAACACAGGATACTTCCAACTGTAGAAACACTGAATAAGCTTGATAACTTTATGCCGGGCAAGCTGGAAAGCTCTTTGCTCAGGCTCTGTAAATGTAATGAAGGGGCTCCTTCGCCCAAAAACGGAGATGAATTCCATCTCGATCTCTTCTTTGGTAAATGCGAAGATCATAAATATGAGCGGCTGGCCCGGTATTTGTTCGATAAATACCCCTGTCCACTGCTGCGCATCAGTTTTAACGCGGAAAAACCTACCGAGATAACCGCTATACGTTCACTTTCACTCAGCGAGTTCGACGATCACCAGCAGGATCTTTTTGCGAATTGCCTTGATCAATTCAATAAGAAGGTGTGGCGGCAGCCACGTACCAAAAAGCCTGCCAGGTACGATATTGCCATCCTGCATGACCCGGAGGAGAGTTTTGCCCCAAGCAATAAGGGTGCCTTGAACCTCTTTGTCAATGAGGCGAAAAAAATGAATATAAACGCTGAATTGATAACGGAGATGGATGTTGCGCGGCTGATGGAGTTCGATGCGCTTTTCATCAGGCAGACGACCGCGGTAAATCATATCACCTATAAGCTGGCACAGGCGGCGCAGCAGGCCGATATGGTAGTCATCGATGACCCTTCCTCAATCATCTGCTGCACCAATAAGGTCTATCTGAAAGAGCTGATGGACCGCTCCGGAATCCCCGCTCCAAAATCCAGATTGCTGTTCAAGGCGATGCAGCCCACTTACCAGGAAGTTTCACAACATCTTGGCAATACTATGGTGATGAAAATTCCCGATGGCTCGTTCTCCATTGGAGTATCTCTGGTCACCTCGGCGGAGGATTATGCCAATATGCAGGAAACCCTGTTTCGGCGTTCATCCATCCTGCTTGCCCAGGAGTTTCTGCCCACCGAATTCGACTGGCGTATCGGCGTTCTCAATGGTGAGTGCATTTATGCCTGTAAATATTTTATGGCTCGGGGGCACTGGCAGATATATCAGCATAAACCCAGCGGCAGCACCAGGTCGGGCCGGGTGGAAACCATTCCGGTTCATCTGGTGCCTAGAAAAGTGACCGGTGTTGCTAAAAAGGTATCCTCTGCCATCGGCAAGGGCTTGTACGGTGTGGATATCAAATGTGTGGGCAATGAAGTTGTGGTTATAGAGGTGAATGATAATCCGTCCCTGGATCACGGCATCGAGGATACAATTCTGGGGGCTGAACTCTATCGCATCATTTTGCGCGAGTTTGTCGAGAGATTGAAATTAAAACAGCGATCGTGA